Proteins found in one Nitrosopumilus maritimus SCM1 genomic segment:
- a CDS encoding ArsR/SmtB family transcription factor produces MLKQETDKLELKAKLFRGFGDMTRLSILESIIDEEKTVTDISQKVKQSQSNVSNHLSCLLECGLVKIRKDGKNRFYSIGDKRVVKLLKQGDDILSDIADGIYSCVNYKK; encoded by the coding sequence AAGCAAAACTGTTTCGAGGTTTTGGAGACATGACAAGACTATCCATACTAGAATCCATCATAGATGAAGAAAAGACGGTCACAGATATTTCTCAAAAAGTAAAGCAAAGCCAATCAAATGTGTCTAATCACCTATCATGTTTACTAGAATGTGGGCTTGTGAAGATTAGAAAAGATGGCAAAAACAGGTTTTACAGTATTGGAGATAAGCGAGTTGTCAAGCTTCTCAAGCAGGGAGACGACATATTGTCTGATATTGCAGATGGAATCTATTCCTGTGTGAATTACAAAAAATAA